Part of the Pseudoliparis swirei isolate HS2019 ecotype Mariana Trench chromosome 3, NWPU_hadal_v1, whole genome shotgun sequence genome, gtgaaagggttaaagctcTTCGACCTAAACACGAgttacctgtcaatcacagagaAGCCACGCCCTAAAGCCGACCGTGGCGGTTAACGTCTATCTTACTGTGAACATATGAGACGGACCTCCCTTCCGCTCTCTGCCGCCCCCTGCTGTTCCGGGTCTGCAGCTCCTCCCAGAGGTAGAAGCTCCGGATCCAGTTGCAGGTTGGTTTTCACCCAGCGAGGAGCAACATCGAAAGGTGAGCTCACTAATATTGACTTCTCCATTAATGGTGGACTCCTCTCCCCTGCATGCTGTTGTTCTTACACAGGACTGCTAAGTAGGAAACGATAAGAATGACCTGTAACTTTTTAGTTAAGTTTTCTACTTTTTGCTTAATGaacaatacaattaaaatacatGTCATTCATTTCAATGCAGTATCCCCAGCCAGACTTGTTGGGTTGCTCTGGACTGTTTGGGCAGAAACATGCCATTTGGTGTTTTGACTAGTTTTTGAATATGCAATCGTATTTTCAGTGATATGAACTCAACAGCCTTTTAACAGCAACTTCTAAAAGTCTGCAGTGACTAATATCGACATATCTACATTACCTTTAACACATATAACATATTTGTTCATGCATTTTGATACTTATGAACTGCAGTAAATTACATTAAACAATTTTCGACCGAAAACCTTGAGTGGTTGAGGTTTAGTGTTCTTCAAACATTTGTCCATTGGTCTCCATTTTAAGGTCGTCAGTCCTTTTGTTGTGCACACGGCTGGAGGGATTCGTGTCACCACTCCACTGTGAAACCTGGTGCTACAGAGACAGGGGAAATGCTCTCATGATATCATCTTCAGTTTTTCTCAAGGAAGTGCAGTGGTGAAGAAATGAAAGATCACTATCTCAACAAGGAAATACATCCTCCTTTTAGTGAACTGGACATGCAACATTcttatttgttaaaaaaataaagttctCCCACATCAATCAGAGTGAGTTTAACCAGGAAAAAGTAATTTATTCAAGGTTTCTTAGAGCATAGCCATCATATAGCTATAAACCATTCTTGGTTTCTGATAACTTTGTGATCGCATGATTGAGATGTTATTGCATATATCTACTGTTAGCCTAGCATTAGCCTCGTGCTTCTGGTGATATAAGAGAATCTGACCAAATAGACACAATGAATTATGAAACAGGCTAACATGTTGTGTGAGCTGGCAATAACGTTAATAGTTAATATCTGAATTTCAATGGACAGCACAAGAAAAGGAAACATGCAAACTACTGTTGAAGATCTTTTTTTCGCTGATTGTAGAGATTTCCTCAACCTGTAGGACAAAGTCCTGTGATATTCAAAACATTTGATTATTTGGATCGTGAAAAGGactgtcatcattcacccattcacaccctgaCAGGGGCTACCAGGCGGGGTGCCACACATCATAATTCTATTCTATACAGTCATTCAGGAAAAAACAGTCCAAACCGTAATAATCTTCAAGTTTTTATCAGTGACTGGCTCAAACGATTAATCAATTATATCAATTGTTGCcgattcatttaatgttgatCGACAGCTGTTAATCGACCAATCCATCTATTGTGTCTGCTGTGCGTTCTGTTGAGGGATGCACAGAGAGAAGCAGACTTTCTTCTGTAAATCTCAGATGGCAACAATAATGATATTCTTCTATGTTCTTTTAGGTTCAAACTGCTATCGAAAGGGTCAAACAGAAGCCCAAATAGCAACAATAAGGAGCACTCATTTGATACAATAAAGCACAGAATACACATGACCACTCCCATTGACTTTAAGAACAGGACAAGATCTTTGTGAGCTTGAAGAAGAACCGTGTGAGGCTGGGGTCATGTTCAGCCTCTAGACACTAATTGAAAACAGTGGAGAGCTGAGGACGCAGCAGTCACCATGATCGACCTGAGTttcctgacggaggaggagcaggagaccaTCCGAACCGTGTTGAAAAGAGACGCTAAGCTGAAGAAGGCTGAGGAGCAGCGTGTCCAGTGAGTTCTGTGTACAAGCGCAAACTGACCCTTGGATCTTtcattttttcaattcaattcagtttattttgcatagcacgatatcacaaattacaaatttgcctcaaagggctttacaatctgtacacatacgacatccatgtcccaggacctcacatcggatcaggaaaaaaaagaaaagaaatataaaaaacccttccacagggaaaaagggaagaaaccttcaggagagcaacagagatcATTTAAGTATGATCTATCACAGGAAACATATGTCTGTCTGCAGAACATACATGTATTTGCTACCGAGAAGTTACAGATATAGGTGGAAATGTTGCTTGCAGCCCAGCAAAgacatgtttgtttgtctgtttttgcaGATTATTTTCAAAAAACAATGCAATAAAATACTTGTTATTCTTCTAATCCCAACATTTTGAAACAAGTGCTCTGAATAATGAAGTTGTGACTGTACATGTCCCATTGATGTGTCTGCTTTCAGGAACCTCCAGAAGACGGGGAGTGACGAGCGCCGGCTGAAGTACATGACTGGAGAATGGTTCTACGAGACGAAGCGGCTGCGACATCAGGATCGCATCCATGGCTCCGAGATCATCAGGGCCTCCATGAGGCACTCGCATAAACCGCTGACTATATGTGAGTCGTCAAGCATTGCTATTCTCAAAATCACAGATCCAACCGATGAAATGGTTACAAATGTGAATTTCATTATCTACAAATGAAAAATAACATTGACAAATGTGCACAACAATTTATGAGTAATTTAGGGTGTTCCCAAGATCGTGTTCCAATCACAGATTGTTAAATGTGTACTTCCTGATCTCCTGATACACACGCATCAGGTTACATCAGGCATGTGGAGTTCGAGGTTATTCTGTTGTTGTGGATATGAACAGTGTGCTACACTATGAATGCTTCACCTTCTCTAACAGtagctgtgtgttgtgtgctgcAGTGGAGCTCTCCCAGATATTACCTGAGAAGCCCAGTTTTGTCAGCAGTGAGAACAAAGAAGTGTTCGTCCCACCTGCACTCAGTGGAATCCTTCAGCAGCTCAGTGATGAAAGGTGAGTACAGAGAACCAAAGCAGGAAGTAGTCATCACTTGTAAAGCATTGTTTTGAGGatttaaatgcacatttccCCTCAAACTACAGCTTTGTGTTCTGGCTCATCTGCATTTTtttcagctgttttcagtgAAAAGCTTTGCTGCTCTGTGCACATAAGCAAACAAGTTCAGCAACATAGTTTTGAGCTTGTTTCACTTTTCAAAGAGATTTTTTTGCCAATGACATTTACATTAGATGTTTGCATGCATTTGGAAAATGTTTAGAGAAGGTAAGATATTGGTTCTGATCACTTTCATTTCGGGACTATTTtcaacactgtatatatatattgttttatatacatttataaatggaAAGGAGATTTTACCCGATGTATGCTTTTCATACGGTGTTCGCAAATTCAAAATTCCTTTTTGGATTCACATAACAGAAAGTGTAAATTGAAGGAAAAATCCTGCAGCTCTAAATATTCTCAGAAGTACAAATATTAAACTCTGtacacatttagaaaacaaacatGTGGCCTGTGTAGTTTGTTTTGAGCACCATCACATGCTGTACTAGTGGAGCAGATTATTTGTGTGGAGTTATGCACACAGTAAATGGATACTTAATCGGCCCTGTAGTAATCTTCTCACAAGGTCAAGtctcacatgttcatgttctcCAGTGCCTATGAGGAGTATCGGACACGTTCTGCACTGCCTTAACTTGTGAGAATGTACCTGCCCGTTCTTGTATCTAACTGTAATCATTTATCCCACAGAACGTTAAGATGAAAACTATAGTTGGGAACAGACATTGATTATGAGATTATTGTTTCATTGACCAAAACATGTTGTATGGAAGGGAACGTAATGCATTTACATTGGCATGCAGATTTAAAAATCaagattatattaaatatttttgaaatccgCTGTAAGTTTTCCTATCTTCAGAAGTTGTCATTTCATCTTGTGGTCTTTGTCTATTCTAATAGGTATGAAAACCAGAAGCCACGTGAAACACCACAAGATATCCATAAACCAGTTTTACAGTCACCCACAAAGGTAGGATTGCGACTGGAGAAACCATTTAACAGGTTTGGAATGTGAGTCAATGCAGGTGTTGTATTTATGAATCTTCTTTTGTTCAAGCAAAGACAAAATCCATTCAACACTGACGTGATTGCAAGTCACAGTTTTGAAAACAAGGACAGACAGTTATTGGACGGAGCAGTGGATCAAACCCCGACACAGAACGAGGGTCAGTTTCCTTATGTTAACTCATTTTGTGCTGTCTGGAATTCAtattgtgagtgtgagtggatTTCTTGATCTAATGATACATCATGTGTTTTAATTGAGTGGACGCCTTGATGGACACATTGTGAAAGCAGTTACATTACAAACCAATGTAAGTCTGTTTGTTTAGCAGTCAGTCTGACATCCAGGTGTGTGGGTCTTTTACGCTTCTGCTGTTTCAACCTTTCCTGTGAACAGCATGTTGGCATGAGCAGTGGTTGCATGGCAGTGGAAGGCTTGTACTGGCTTGTGAATCCGAACAATTTAATCTGATTACATTCCAGCTTTTTTTATTGCAATTTCAGAGATGCTATGTTTAGTGTTATggggaaaaggaaaaatacAATTCCATGCAGGTACTTAATAGTTAATAACGCTGGTTTAAAAGTATGGAATAGTTGATGAACCACAGCCATTTGCTAATTGTACACGACAGAGCTGATTCTTGGAAATTAGTTTAAGTTCTTGCccttgtctttgtgtttctacCAATATTGTTTTAATCCAGTCCATGTGAAATGAGCCACACATTTTCCCATGGGTTGTCAAAGTGAAGGGAAGTCCAAACACACGAGGCTTTCCGACTCGCCAGATGATTACAAAGAAATGCATTCCAATACACTTAAGTCTTAATCTTTACCGCATGACTTCTGGCTGCTGGAATTATTTCGCAGGAGCTATTAAAACAATGTTATTGTGGAAGGAATCACACGATAAGAAGAAACAACCTAGACAAATCGTGACAGTTCAGGTCAATCGATTATCTAATACCTATACCAATTCCTATACTGAAAACTGTACCAGTAATATGCACATACACAACAAGCTCTTGACATAAATAGAGCTCAATTATTAATATTCATCAATAAACAATAGTCCAAATATGAATGTGTTTTATAAGTAAGACACTTCCTAAGACACTCACTCTTTGTGGCAACGCATACAGAGAATAAAAAGAAGTCTCAAGTTGTTTAAAGGTGGTGGCTCGCGTCCTCCAGACTAAAGAAACAGCCTAAAGTGGAATAAGTATTCATATCCTTTAGTTACTTAAAGATGCAGTGTGTAAGATATAGCgtcatctagtggtgaggttgcagattgcatcaAGTTGAAACTTCTCCCGTGTAAGCTTGTAGGATAACTACGAGGGCTGAcgtgaaaacacaaacaatattTTAAGTGAGTGTACAGTTGCAGTTTTAGCAGACGTGAATGCTCCAGCTCCTCAAGACCAACAGAGGTTTGGCGTGTTTTCTTTTCTGGCACTGGAGACCAAAACAACGGTGTCCCTCCCCTTTTTGTTTTCCAACCAGGGTAAGCCTCTGCAGGTAGGTTTGTTTGTTCTGGGTTTCCTTTATGAACATGGTAACCGGCACCGTAAAGAGGACACTCTTtttatgttgaaaaaaaaggcTCATTCTAAGATAATAAAACtagaacattattattatacatattcaAGAAAACATACTTGATGATTTTTTATTCAATTTTCGCCTctaaatgttacacactgttcctttagTTAAAAATACCAATACCCAGTTGTATAGTCAAGACCACCTAAACCGAGTCAGGAACAAGCCAGAGCATTTTGAGACCAAGAGAAGACCAAGACCTGAGTCTTCTTCGTCTGAGACCGAGACAAGACCGAGACATGGTTGAAACCAACAATATCTTGGCTGCCAATTGCAGAAATACTCATTATATGATGATTAATGGGAGAGGAACGAAGAAGTTAAGGAGTTTTTGAGGGAATTCACTTTGTTAGAACTGCCAACATATTCATCTGAAAGATAACAAGGAGCCATAACTAGACCAGacttcacagccctaattaaagAGTGGAGTCAAAGTAATAATGTAGGTTGTGGAACTTCCTCGTAATAAAGTGATGCAgggttaaatgttttttaacacGATTCTGTGTTTGATAGTTGCTGAAGGACGCCAGTGATTAAATAGTCATACTCAATGATAAAAAAACACAGCTGATGGTTGGTTAAAATGGTGTTcatttgtctttgtttcttTCAGAGCCTTTACCATCATCTGATAGCTGCTTTTCTTATGCAAGTAACCTTAAACAAGAACCTAACGATAGCCCGATCACCCAGAATGCATCTATTCCCATGCCAATGCCTGGAAACAAAGTGGTCAGCAGCAGTTCTCAGGACTCCTTTGTTGAGGAAGGCAGGCCAGGAGGTCAGCAGACTAACTTGGCTGCTTCGCGGGGCATCCTCAAGCACTTGTCCACTTCTACTTCAACAGACTCCTTGTTCTCTTGCCTGGACCTGCAGAGTCCAGTTAGCCTTGATTCTCCCACTGAGAGCTGGATAGACAGGAAGCAGGTGCGGTTCAGCTCCAAAGTCGGTCAAAGTGGAGTGGAGTGGCAAGATGGGACAGAGCTGGGAGAGAACAGCTTACTGGATGTCAACTCCATCACTCTTTCTTAGGTGGAAAATAATAGTGATCTTGAGGATACTGGCAGGGCCCCTGTTGGCATACGTAGGCCTTTATTCAATCAGTCAGGTGGATTCACAGGAAGGTGAACTCAATGGCAAATATGAGTCAAACCTCCAAGAGCAGGAGGCTGGCCAACACCTTGGTGGTAAGAGTTTAATTTAAAACCAATGATTCAACAAAATCGCCAATCAATAAGTCAAACTACTGTAACAACCCATGACTTCAGTATCTACACATTTAGAAAACAGAAAAGATTATCCAAAAAGTCAAAGTAACCTGTTCATCCTGCTTATGCATGTTCTTGCATCGGGCAAAATATGTGCATTCATGTATGACTGGTGGATAAGAACAGCAAGAAAACATCTATCTTTATTGTATAATTGGGCTTACTGCACCTAGCTTTGGCATTATGCAATGTTGCTTTTAATGTCTCATGCGATATGTTGGACGTTCCATTAGTTTGTTGTGTTACTGTGAATTGAGGTGTAACATTGGTGCACTCCCTGTTGGTTTTCAGTGTTCCTACGTTGGATCTGCTAGAATGTGCATGGCTGTTCACTGGTGTCTTGTGTATAATACTACTCAGAGACGTCAAAATTGCAAAGTTTCAAATCGTATACATATTTGACATTAAAATCCTGTCAGAAATGACATTTTGCATGccaaaaaaaaagtccaacaCAGTTATCTGTCGTCATATTTTGCAGGTATTAAGTAGACATAATTTACATCCGTGATCCAATATGTAGTTGTGTCTCTTTTCAGATGTCTCGGAGCACTTTCATCCAGAGTTCCTAAGCCTTCCAATGTCCGGACTCATTTCTGATGACCAGGAGTCAGGTAAGCCTGTTCAGCTGGAGACAGAGTCTGAAGAGGACTGTCACTCTCAGACTACCTCCACAGGCTGGCCAACTGGACACAATATTCGTCACCAAAAACTGCCTGAAGAAAGAACTGAGGTCTCTTTTGAGGCCCCCTCAAATACCAAGCCGTTTAATGGTGGCTCAGAGGGATCATCTGATGCTGTTTTACCAAAGCCTCAACAAAGACTGCTTGGAATttttaaaagagagaaagagaaaactgCTGAAGTCCAGAGTCCACAAAAAGAAGAGGTGAAGATACCTAAGCAGAAAGAGCAAGATAACACCCACAATCTCCATCAAGGGGTGGCAGATAGGACCACGGACAAACCTGCAAGTGTCAAACAAGAAGCTAAACCCTCTGAGATGACAGAGGTCAGAACACTACAACTTACATCACAGCAGAACACACCAGTTGAAGAAAAATTGACCTTAGTAGATAAAGACACTCAGCAGTGGGCAAAAGAAGAGAGAGTGGTTCAGCTTCCGGAGAGACTATCCGATCTGAAAGCTTTCTGGGAGAAAGAAAACAGTGGACCCAAAATAATATTTACCAAAGATGAGAACAGGCAAAATGACATCTCCAAGAGTGGAGTAGAAGCTCCACATGGCTATCAGAGTGACTCTGATGCAGTACGCATAAACAACAATCTCTCAACTCAAACGGAAATTACAATTGAGGACACTGATGAGAGGTCACCACTGACTGACTGTAgcttctttgtaaatgtatctcAAGAAGATGGCACTTATAGAGCTAATCCAGTCCTCATTTATGAAGAGACAGATGATTCTTTAACAGGTTCagtgacagagtcacagctttATGAGCCACAGGGTAACGTCATCATTCCTGTACCTTCCTGTCTAGCCTTCAACTCCCAAAAGCGAGAGAAGGATATTCCAGGTTCCCTTCCCAGGCAGTCCAGTTCCAGTCATCAAAGGGACTGGCCAGCCAAGATCAGGAAGGCAAAACATTTCTGGGAAAAGGAATATATAGGACCCAGGGTAATTGCTTCAAGAGTCAAGGAAGCCTCACGCAGTTCAATACTCAGCAACAAAGAGGGTTCTCCACAGTTTTATCTGAGAACATCCTTGCATAACAGAGAGAAGTCTGAGGAAGAGTCTCTGTACAAAACCAAGTCTAATGTTGTGTTGAAACCATCACAAGTGACCGACAAATGTTGTGTCAGTTCTGGTAGTACTGACATGGAGTCAGCATGTCACCAATATCAAGTCAAGGCTGATAATGAGTATCAAGAAAGGCCCCTCAGTCCTAGACGATCCCAAACTCCACGATCAAAAGACCAGGATGACGAAGTCAGGAGGAGTCCATCTAAGACCTGCCATCCAAGGGTCCTGCCAAGAGAATCCTCCAGTCCTAAGAGATCCAAGCTTGAAGGTTCCCCCTTCAAAACGTTTCCAATAGAAATTGATCCCCAAGCTAAGGTTGTTGAAGAGCAACAAGGGAAGCCAACACCAGTTCCAAGACAGAAGAAGAGTCCCGCAAATGAGGTAAAAGAGACAGTGCTGACAGACACTAAACCTAGCATAAGTCCTATCCTTTCACATCCAGAGGACACAGGGGCTAACCTTGGTAATGTGACGATACAACAAAGCAGTTCAAGCTCCTCTACTTTACCACAATACAAAACAGCCTCAAAGAAGAAGTTGAATACCTTTCCACGCCTCGCCAGATCTTTCATTCCTGAGGATTATCAGCACTACCTTGGACCGAAGGAGAAGTCCCATGTGCCTCTTTTTCATCAAGTGAGAGCTGTTGTGGCAGATAATTATACATTACACATGCCGCAAAATGCCCCGAGAGACTTTGTGGGGAACCAGAGTGACAGTCCCACTGAGGTGAATCCTGGCAGCATAAATTCTTGGATTGTACAAAATAAGGATGAAAACTCCAGCCAAAACACAACGACCAAGGCCTGGTCTTTGTCTCGGGCAAGTTCAGGCAGTGAGCTTTTGAATTCTATTTAATTTCTTCATGATAATGATTGAGAAATGAATATAACAGTGACAACAAACAAATCACACCAAGTTAAAACATTAACGCTACAGTGAATCTGATTTGACAGAGTTGACAAATTCCTCCATTTCCAAATGTGTTTATACAATCTGCTGTGTTCATTGACTTTAATCTTCTTTTCTATTTCCATTTTAAGCGTACCAATACACAACTTCAGTTTAACCAGTGTATATCAATAGAAAATATTTTTGTTTAGTTAGAGTTGAAATATTGATTTTTCATTTGAAAAGCTTTGTGTGATTTAAGAGTTACTAATGCAATAGATATGTGGCAGCTAATCTCTACCGTAAAGATTCAAACTGGTACTACCAACATTGAGATTTCTGTTAATTAATCGCAATGATATAAAAACACTCGGGTTATGTTCCTAGTGTTTTGGATGATGAAACAGGAACAACTTTTTGTACATCCAAAACTGAATTACTAAGCATTTCACTTTCTTGAAATGTTTGACCAGAATAAACTAGCACTTAGTTTGTGTTAATTTAAACAGAAGCATAATCAAAATCATAGTTTCAAAAGCTTGCTTAGTAAATCAGGAATTGTGTAACTTCTCTGTTGAGTCTTTTTCCCAGAGCTGATTCTGTTTTGTTCGTGGCAGGTTATGATGACAGTTCTAGTCCCATCTTTTCAGCCCTTAAACAATTGTCTTCGAGGAGCACATCTTCATCCAAGGGCCTGGAAAACCTCACATCACAAACAAGTAACACAACCCTTTCTTCTTAAATGACTGTAGTTATTTAATATAACTGATCAAGCTGTATTGTATTGCCAGTGCATTATttcatgtaacatgtatgtGTTACAGCTTTGTAAATAATAGCTACTGTCTCACGGCTCGATTTCTTCTTAGGAGAAGAGAGGACCCAAAAAACCTCAAGTGGACAAATTAATCAAAGTGTGGATAATGGTAAACATGGCCAAATCTCTTCATGTCATGGATAATTTACTGAATGGGTTTACCAGGCAGGGGCACCCTGGACTAAGAGATTTGAATGACCACAAAGAAACCCAAAAAatataaagagacacaaaaagtcTACAATCGGACCAAGACGACCACAAAGAGCAAAACAGCTGCAAAGAAACTCACAGCAACTATGACaactaccacaaagatacacaacatgactacaGAGAGATGGTAACAAAGGGCCAAAACAACCACAGATACACAAAATACATCTACAAAAAGACTCAAAATaattaaagagacacaaaaaaacTACAGAGGCATAAATCATCATAAAGAGATGCTCAATATCACAAAAAGGGGCGAAACCGCtgtagaaatataaaaaaacaaaaagaccaCTGAATGGTCAAAAAAATACTATTTTGTCTCGCTATCTAGGTGAAATAGTGGGGCCTTTAGTATGCCTGTGTCCAGGGGGCCCATGCTTTAAACATCTTTCAGGACATACGCAGGATGTTTTATAGGGTGATTAAAAGAGAAGTCATATCTCTTTTCTACCATCAGACTCTACTCTCTCCAGCTCAAAGCAGATGAAATCCAGTGTGTCCATGACTGTTCATGAGCAGGATGAGGTAAAGTACACTTACTCTCAAAAGTTTTAAATTTAGTATTTAACATGTTCAAACTTAACCTCTCACAATAACAGCTAAATGACTCTAATGAGTGATTTGTTTTCCCTCTTCACTGACTGATttttatgttcttgtttttaactGTAATATTTGCTTTTTTCTGATAAAAGGATGACAGTGACAGCACTTTTGAGACCAACTTGGGCTGGAGAAGGAGCACAGGCAGCTCCACGTCGAACTCCACGTCGAACTTAAGTCTCTCCTCGGGATTGGCCTCCATATCGTCTGTATGTCCACATGCAGCTAAGTAGATAATGTATTTCTGATAAAACACAGAGCATGACGTTTGTTAGCCTGTGTAAAGTTAAATATTCTCTAGAATACAAGTTCATCTTTTGACTGAATTAGTCTTAATCTGTTCAACTTTTGATGTGTTATGTGACAACCAAGTTTCTGATTAGATTACTTCACTTCAAAGATCAGTATTCAAACACAAAAAATACTGAAAAGAGCAAAACCAACAATGTGACAACCCTTTCTGACTCCCCTTCCCTGTCTTTGTCTCTTAACTCAAAGCCTGTTGATTCATACTCAAGAAGTACATCTTTAAAACAACTCGCAATATAACGTTTAAATAATTTCAAACGGTTATTTGATCATCGAGgcctggatcgtggaatatgcctacttccaactatgccattgccctgttgagactccgcccactcctcctctctacctccatctgcctgatagaTCTTGGAGGTCTccgtcgtggaatatgcctactacgaactattcatacactctttcATATTcaatgaatgtattttaactctaaatctgtccttctgtacacatgacatctattacatctgtccatcctggagaggaatcctcctctgttgctcttctgaaggtttcttccctttttttcctagtgaagggttgtttgggagtttttactgatccgatgtgaggttttgggacaaggatgtctatgtgtacagattgtaaagcactctgaga contains:
- the dlg2 gene encoding disks large homolog 2 isoform X23, whose amino-acid sequence is MIDLSFLTEEEQETIRTVLKRDAKLKKAEEQRVQNLQKTGSDERRLKYMTGEWFYETKRLRHQDRIHGSEIIRASMRHSHKPLTILAVCCVLQWSSPRYYLRSPVLSAVRTKKCSSHLHSVESFSSSVMKGMKTRSHVKHHKISINQFYSHPQRQNPFNTDVIASHSFENKDRQLLDGAVDQTPTQNEDVSEHFHPEFLSLPMSGLISDDQESGKPVQLETESEEDCHSQTTSTGWPTGHNIRHQKLPEERTEVSFEAPSNTKPFNGGSEGSSDAVLPKPQQRLLGIFKREKEKTAEVQSPQKEEVKIPKQKEQDNTHNLHQGVADRTTDKPASVKQEAKPSEMTEVRTLQLTSQQNTPVEEKLTLVDKDTQQWAKEERVVQLPERLSDLKAFWEKENSGPKIIFTKDENRQNDISKSGVEAPHGYQSDSDAVRINNNLSTQTEITIEDTDERSPLTDCSFFVNVSQEDGTYRANPVLIYEETDDSLTGSVTESQLYEPQGNVIIPVPSCLAFNSQKREKDIPGSLPRQSSSSHQRDWPAKIRKAKHFWEKEYIGPRVIASRVKEASRSSILSNKEGSPQFYLRTSLHNREKSEEESLYKTKSNVVLKPSQVTDKCCVSSGSTDMESACHQYQVKADNEYQERPLSPRRSQTPRSKDQDDEVRRSPSKTCHPRVLPRESSSPKRSKLEGSPFKTFPIEIDPQAKVVEEQQGKPTPVPRQKKSPANEVKETVLTDTKPSISPILSHPEDTGANLGNVTIQQSSSSSSTLPQYKTASKKKLNTFPRLARSFIPEDYQHYLGPKEKSHVPLFHQVRAVVADNYTLHMPQNAPRDFVGNQSDSPTEVNPGSINSWIVQNKDENSSQNTTTKAWSLSRASSGSYDDSSSPIFSALKQLSSRSTSSSKGLENLTSQTREERTQKTSSGQINQSVDNDSTLSSSKQMKSSVSMTVHEQDEDDSDSTFETNLGWRRSTGSSTSNSTSNLSLSSGLASISSGDWLQSPSMTSSPPGP